A genome region from Populus alba chromosome 3, ASM523922v2, whole genome shotgun sequence includes the following:
- the LOC118054308 gene encoding glycosyltransferase-like KOBITO 1 isoform X2: protein MPSHHNNHLTASLRSSTTISTQSFTSRLILLLTLLPLSLAALAFILQWKGNSDFMMDPITANSRWAPQGSHIQNHEIFPGMESSVLSPKAHKSSDCSSLGIGGAPSFPYFRDWKFDFQDDLRPKAASPKVSKVLESIPGVKLIYRTKELEEQQAKSRIWNETWLSNFFYKPCNYELFVKQSLNMEMAIVMARDAGMDWILHLDTDELIHPAGAREYSLRQLLLDVPGNVDTVVFPNYESSVERDDIEDPFGEVSMFKRNYDHLPKDTYFGMYKESTRGNQNYFLTYGNGKSAARVQDHLRPNGAHRWHNYMKTPNEVKLEEAAVLHYTYSKFSDLTSRRDRCGCKPTTEDVKRCFMLDFDRSAFIIASTATEEEMLNWYREHVVWGDKDLRLKLLRKGILTRIYSPMVIIQGLRESGVFSSVIESAPTTLSRDKFLASVDSSNSSRAVASESMLSRKTNKSRENQATARKVLGLETAAASHEAAVPPLSPPGLLVEA, encoded by the exons ATGCCTAGCCACCACAACAACCACCTCACCGCTTCCCTCCGCTCCTCCACCACCATCTCCACACAATCCTTCACGTCAAGACTAATCCTCCTACTGACactcctccctctctctcttgcaGCCTTAGCTTTCATCCTCCAATGGAAAGGGAATTCTGACTTCATGATGGACCCCATAACTGCCAATTCTCGTTGGGCCCCACAAGGGTCTCACATTCAGAACCATGAGATCTTCCCTGGCATGGAGTCGTCAGTTTTATCGCCTAAAGCtcacaaatcatctgattgttCTAGTCTTGGAATTGGTGGGGCACCTTCTTTTCCCTATTTTCGGGATTGGAAGTTTGATTTTCAGGATGATTTGAGGCCTaag GCCGCGTCTCCTAAGGTGTCTAAAGTTTTGGAATCAATTCCT GGAGTAAAATTGATTTATAGAACAAAAGAGCTCGAGGAGCAACAGGCTAAAAG TCGGATATGGAATGAGACATGGCTGTCCAATTTCTTTTACAAACCATGCAACTATGAGCTTTTTGTGAAGCAGTCTCTCAACATGGAAATGGCAATTGTCATGGCAAGG gaTGCAGGCATGGATTGGATACTTCATCTTGACACTGATGAACTGATTCACCCTGCTGGTGCCCGTGAATATTCTTTGAGGCAGTTGCTTCTTGATGTTCCTGGAAATGTGGATACGGTTGTATTTCCAAATTAT GAGAGCAGTGTTGAACGAGATGATATTGAGGATCCTTTTGGCGAG GTGTCGATGTTCAAGAGGAATTATGACCATCTCCCAAAGGATACGTACTTCGGAATGTACAAGGAATCTACTCGTGGCAATCAAAACTATTTCTTAACTTATGGAAATGGGAAATCAGCTGCTCGAGTTCAAGATCACCTACGTCCTAATGGCGCGCACAGATGGCACAATTATATGAAAACCCCAAA TGAGGTGAAATTGGAAGAGGCTGCTGTTCTACATTACACGTATTCCAAATTTTCTGATTTGACTTCTAGACGTGATCGGTGTGGCTGCAAGCCTACTACGGAGGATGTCAAAAGATGCTTTATGTTGGATTTTGACAGATCT GCCTTCATAATTGCATCAACTGCAACCGAGGAGGAAATGCTGAACTG GTACCGTGAACATGTCGTATGGGGTGACAAAGACTTGAGATTGAAACTCCTGAGGAAGGGCATTTTAACTCGCATATATTCTCCCATG GTCATAATTCAGGGCTTAAGGGAGTCAGGCGTCTTCAGCTCTGTTATTGAATCCGCTCCGACAACACTTTCAAGGGACAAGTTTTTAGCATCTGTGGATAGTAGTAACTCATCAAGAGCAGTTGCCTCCGAATCAATGCTTTCAAGAAAGACCAACAAAAGCAGAGAGAATCAGGCAACAGCTAGGAAGGTTTTGGGTTTAGAAACTGCTGCAGCATCTCATGAAGCTGCTGTTCCACCACTTTCTCCTCCAGGGTTGCTTGTGGAAGCATGA
- the LOC118054314 gene encoding pentatricopeptide repeat-containing protein At4g20740: protein MPPQPPSPPPSKPLKPYFFYGHRKPSQNRPVVRGGLFTNRQTVKPQPPKNPITPFKPFDLHKWDPQQNLPHQPQPPKPQSPRSRHSLALSQRLSPIARFILDAFRKNRNQWGPEVVTELCKLRRVTPDLVAEVLKVENNPQLATKFFHWAGKQKGFKHTFASYNAFAYNLNRSNLFRAADQLPELMEAQGKPPTEKQFEILIRMHSDAYRGLRVYYVYQKMVKFGVKPRVFLYNRIMDSLIKTGHLDLALSVYEDFRRDGLVEESVTYMILIKGLCKAGRIEEMLEVLGRMRENLCKPDVFAYTAMVRALAGEGNLDACLRVWEEMKRDRVEPDVMAYVTLVMALCKGGRVDKGYEVFKEMKERRILIDRGIYGILVEAFVVDGKIGLACDLLKDLVDSGYRADLRIYNSLIEGFCNVKRVDKAHKLFQVTVQEGLERDFNTVNPLLMSYAEMKKMDDFCKLLKQMEKLGFSVFDDLSKFFSYVVGKPERTMMALEVFEDLKVKGYSSVPIYNILMEALLTIGEMKRALSLFGEMKDLNKPDSTTFSIAIICFVEDGNIQEACVSHNKIVEMFCVPSVAAYCSLAKGLCDNGEIDAAMMLVRDCLASVESGPMEFKYSLTILHACKTGGAEKVIDVLNEMMQEGCTPNEVIYSAIISGMCKHGTIEEARKVFTDLRQRKILTEAKTIVFDEILIEHMKKKTADLVLAGLKFFGLESKLKAMGSTLLGS from the coding sequence atgCCACCCCAACCGCCATCTCCGCCACCGTCAAAACCACTTAAACCCTACTTCTTCTACGGCCACCGTAAACCCTCACAAAACCGCCCTGTAGTCCGCGGTGGCCTCTTCACAAACCGTCAAACCGTCAAACCACAACCTCCAAAAAACCCCATCACCCCTTTCAAGCCATTCGATCTCCACAAATGGGACCCACAGCAAAACCTTCCCCACCAGCCACAACCTCCCAAACCTCAATCTCCACGATCACGACACTCCCTCGCCCTCTCCCAACGCCTCTCCCCCATTGCCAGATTCATCCTCGACGCATTCCGCAAGAACCGGAACCAGTGGGGCCCAGAAGTGGTGACAGAGCTCTGCAAACTACGGAGGGTGACACCGGACCTGGTTGCCGAAGTGCTGAAGGTCGAAAACAACCCTCAGTTAGCGACAAAGTTCTTTCACTGGGCAGGTAAACAGAAAGGGTTTAAGCATACTTTTGCTAGTTATAATGCTTTTGCTTATAATTTGAACAGGAGCAATCTTTTTAGAGCTGCTGATCAGTTGCCTGAATTAATGGAAGCACAAGGGAAGCCACCGACGGAAAAACAGTTTGAAATTTTGATTAGAATGCATTCGGATGCGTATAGGGGACTTAGAGTTTACTATGTGTATCAAAAGATGGTGAAATTTGGGGTTAAACCGCGTGTTTTTCTGTATAATAGGATAATGGATTCATTGATTAAGACGGGGCATTTGGATTTGGCATTATCGGTTTATGAGGATTTTAGGAGGGATGGACTGGTGGAAGAGAGTGTTActtatatgattttgataaaaGGGTTGTGTAAGGCAGGGAGGATAGAGGAAATGCTGGAGGTTTTAGGGAGAATGAGGGAAAATTTGTGCAAACCGGATGTTTTTGCATATACAGCAATGGTTAGAGCGTTGGCGGGAGAAGGGAATTTGGATGCTTGTTTGAGGGTTTGGGAGGAGATGAAGAGGGATAGGGTGGAGCCGGATGTGATGGCATATGTGACTTTGGTTATGGCGCTGTGTAAAGGAGGGAGGGTGGATAAAGGGTATGAGGTGTTTAAGGAGATGAAGGAGAGGAGGATATTGATCGATAGAGGAATTTATGGGATTTTGGTTGAGGCATTCGTGGTGGATGGAAAGATTGGGTTGGCTTGTGATTTATTGAAGGATTTAGTGGATTCAGGGTATAGGGCTGATCTGCGAATTTATAATTCACTTATTGAAGGTTTTTGTAATGTTAAGAGGGTTGATAAGGCTCATAAGCTTTTTCAGGTTACAGTTCAGGAGGGTCTTGAACGGGATTTTAACACTGTGAATCCTTTGCTGATGTCTTATGCGGAGATGAAAAAGATGGATGATTTTTGCAAGCTTCTTAAGCAAATGGAGAAGTTGGGATTTTCTGTCTTTGATGATCTCTCCAAATTCTTCTCGTATGTGGTTGGGAAGCCAGAAAGAACTATGATGGCCTTGGAAGTGTTTGAAGACTTGAAAGTAAAAGGTTATAGTAGTGTGCCTATCTACAATATACTTATGGAGGCTCTCCTGACGATTGGAGAGATGAAAAGGGCATTGTCACTTTTTGGTGAAATGAAGGACTTAAATAAACCCGACTCAACAACTTTTAGCATTGCAATTATATGTTTTGTAGAAGATGGAAACATCCAAGAGGCTTGTGTTAGTCATAACAAAATAGTTGAGATGTTCTGTGTCCCTTCTGTTGCTGCCTATTGCTCTCTTGCTAAAGGGCTTTGTGATAATGGAGAGATTGATGCAGCTATGATGCTTGTTCGTGACTGCTTAGCCAGTGTTGAAAGTGGGCCCATGGAGTTCAAGTACAGTCTCACGATTCTTCATGCATGTAAAACAGGTGGTGCTGAAAAGGTGATTGATGTGCTAAATGAGATGATGCAGGAGGGTTGTACTCCCAATGAAGTTATATATTCTGCTATCATCTCTGGTATGTGCAAGCATGGGACAATTGAAGAAGCAAGAAAGGTATTTACAGATTTGAGACAGCGTAAAATTTTGACTGAAGCAAAGACAATTGTGTTTgatgaaatattaattgaacacatgaagaagaagacagctGACTTGGTATTGGCAGGACTAAAGTTCTTTGGTCTAGAGTCAAAGTTGAAAGCAATGGGTAGCACGCTTCTGGGAAGCTGA
- the LOC118054309 gene encoding uncharacterized protein: MSASKLTKKRRISDASDRFIQLPDELIITILKKTRDPKTLLRCCLVCKHLQSLVSKVDAVSLRFSYPGEAGEYLPCWKSHYHIPLSAIPAIMKVFSYMKSLKIKLCLCPSLLTCYGVHRGHAFKYKLKAEDMNDKMHTHLCMAIEVGPLSSDNKGMLSHKRDWFDMEKVKNPLMMSFFLVILSHRPKTLSSVVILSTGIERHGLKRKVRHRTEEGKVFMESEQMARFFTLISNTKVNKSWLKNPQNLVCWIKKGEQNNHRVREMLWLVHKWEGERCNVKKSSIKERDVQELLGAFDEDANNDDKQ; this comes from the coding sequence ATGTCGGCATCCAAATTGACAAAGAAACGCCGTATTTCGGATGCCTCGGACAGATTCATCCAGTTACCGGATGAATTGATCATAACCATCTTGAAGAAAACTAGAGACCCCAAAACCCTTCTTCGTTGCTGTTTAGTGTGCAAGCACTTGCAATCCCTTGTCTCCAAAGTGGATGCAGTCTCTCTTAGATTCTCATATCCAGGAGAGGCAGGCGAGTATCTCCCTTGCTGGAAATCACATTACCACATTCCGCTATCAGCTATCCCTGCCATTATGAAAGTGTTTTCTTATATGAAATCTCTTAAAATCAAGCTCTGCCTTTGCCCTTCACTACTCACTTGTTATGGAGTGCATCGCGGACATGCATTCAAGTACAAGCTGAAGGCAGAGGATATGAACGATAAAATGCACACTCATCTGTGTATGGCTATTGAAGTTGGACCATTGTCAAGCGATAATAAGGGGATGTTATCCCATAAACGAGACTGGTTCGATATGGAAAAGGTCAAGAATCCTCTGATGATGTCcttttttcttgtaatattAAGTCATCGGCCTAAAACGCTGAGTAGTGTGGTGATTTTGAGTACTGGAATAGAGAGGCATGGTTTGAAACGTAAGGTGCGGCATAGAACAGAAGAAGGGAAGGTGTTTATGGAATCTGAACAGATGGCCAGatttttcactttgatttcAAATACAAAAGTGAACAAGAGCTGGCTTAAGAATCCGCAGAATCTGGTTTGTTGGATTAAAAAGGGTGAGCAAAATAATCATCGGGTAAGAGAGATGTTGTGGCTTGTTCATAAATGGGAAGGGGAGAGATGCAATGTGAAGAAATCAAGTATAAAGGAGAGAGATGTGCAGGAGCTGCTGGGTGCTTTTGATGAGGACGCCAACAATGATgacaaacaatga
- the LOC118054308 gene encoding glycosyltransferase-like KOBITO 1 isoform X1 yields MPSHHNNHLTASLRSSTTISTQSFTSRLILLLTLLPLSLAALAFILQWKGNSDFMMDPITANSRWAPQGSHIQNHEIFPGMESSVLSPKAHKSSDCSSLGIGGAPSFPYFRDWKFDFQDDLRPKICITTSTSADLDQILPWMFYHKVMGVMTFFLFLEGKAASPKVSKVLESIPGVKLIYRTKELEEQQAKSRIWNETWLSNFFYKPCNYELFVKQSLNMEMAIVMARDAGMDWILHLDTDELIHPAGAREYSLRQLLLDVPGNVDTVVFPNYESSVERDDIEDPFGEVSMFKRNYDHLPKDTYFGMYKESTRGNQNYFLTYGNGKSAARVQDHLRPNGAHRWHNYMKTPNEVKLEEAAVLHYTYSKFSDLTSRRDRCGCKPTTEDVKRCFMLDFDRSAFIIASTATEEEMLNWYREHVVWGDKDLRLKLLRKGILTRIYSPMVIIQGLRESGVFSSVIESAPTTLSRDKFLASVDSSNSSRAVASESMLSRKTNKSRENQATARKVLGLETAAASHEAAVPPLSPPGLLVEA; encoded by the exons ATGCCTAGCCACCACAACAACCACCTCACCGCTTCCCTCCGCTCCTCCACCACCATCTCCACACAATCCTTCACGTCAAGACTAATCCTCCTACTGACactcctccctctctctcttgcaGCCTTAGCTTTCATCCTCCAATGGAAAGGGAATTCTGACTTCATGATGGACCCCATAACTGCCAATTCTCGTTGGGCCCCACAAGGGTCTCACATTCAGAACCATGAGATCTTCCCTGGCATGGAGTCGTCAGTTTTATCGCCTAAAGCtcacaaatcatctgattgttCTAGTCTTGGAATTGGTGGGGCACCTTCTTTTCCCTATTTTCGGGATTGGAAGTTTGATTTTCAGGATGATTTGAGGCCTaag ATATGTATCACAACGAGTACTTCAGCTGATTTAGATCAGATTCTACCATGGATGTTTTATCATAAGGTTATGGGGGTGatgaccttttttctttttttggaaggGAAGGCCGCGTCTCCTAAGGTGTCTAAAGTTTTGGAATCAATTCCT GGAGTAAAATTGATTTATAGAACAAAAGAGCTCGAGGAGCAACAGGCTAAAAG TCGGATATGGAATGAGACATGGCTGTCCAATTTCTTTTACAAACCATGCAACTATGAGCTTTTTGTGAAGCAGTCTCTCAACATGGAAATGGCAATTGTCATGGCAAGG gaTGCAGGCATGGATTGGATACTTCATCTTGACACTGATGAACTGATTCACCCTGCTGGTGCCCGTGAATATTCTTTGAGGCAGTTGCTTCTTGATGTTCCTGGAAATGTGGATACGGTTGTATTTCCAAATTAT GAGAGCAGTGTTGAACGAGATGATATTGAGGATCCTTTTGGCGAG GTGTCGATGTTCAAGAGGAATTATGACCATCTCCCAAAGGATACGTACTTCGGAATGTACAAGGAATCTACTCGTGGCAATCAAAACTATTTCTTAACTTATGGAAATGGGAAATCAGCTGCTCGAGTTCAAGATCACCTACGTCCTAATGGCGCGCACAGATGGCACAATTATATGAAAACCCCAAA TGAGGTGAAATTGGAAGAGGCTGCTGTTCTACATTACACGTATTCCAAATTTTCTGATTTGACTTCTAGACGTGATCGGTGTGGCTGCAAGCCTACTACGGAGGATGTCAAAAGATGCTTTATGTTGGATTTTGACAGATCT GCCTTCATAATTGCATCAACTGCAACCGAGGAGGAAATGCTGAACTG GTACCGTGAACATGTCGTATGGGGTGACAAAGACTTGAGATTGAAACTCCTGAGGAAGGGCATTTTAACTCGCATATATTCTCCCATG GTCATAATTCAGGGCTTAAGGGAGTCAGGCGTCTTCAGCTCTGTTATTGAATCCGCTCCGACAACACTTTCAAGGGACAAGTTTTTAGCATCTGTGGATAGTAGTAACTCATCAAGAGCAGTTGCCTCCGAATCAATGCTTTCAAGAAAGACCAACAAAAGCAGAGAGAATCAGGCAACAGCTAGGAAGGTTTTGGGTTTAGAAACTGCTGCAGCATCTCATGAAGCTGCTGTTCCACCACTTTCTCCTCCAGGGTTGCTTGTGGAAGCATGA